The Gammaproteobacteria bacterium genome contains a region encoding:
- a CDS encoding SDR family oxidoreductase, protein MRNATIAAGLLASFVLMSAVQAQTVLVTGSNRGIGLEFAKQYADRGWTVIATHRRDTTPDTLAALEEQYPAVRAEKLDVTDHSSIDALAEKLAGMPIDVLINNAGITGDFTKPRPQTLGTLDYDMAVHFFRTNALGALKVSEAFMDNVEASDQKKIVAVSSLAGSFEGDSGGKGGIYWYRSSKAALNMMMVGVAADSKRKGVTVALLSPGTVKVEKVAEMVDRMGLKGFLEPPESIAGMIDVIENLTPEDSGTFIRYNGEPQPF, encoded by the coding sequence ATGCGCAACGCCACAATCGCCGCGGGCCTGCTGGCCTCTTTTGTACTGATGTCCGCCGTACAGGCGCAGACAGTGCTCGTTACCGGTTCCAACCGCGGTATTGGACTGGAATTCGCCAAGCAGTACGCGGATCGGGGATGGACCGTCATCGCCACCCACCGCCGCGACACGACCCCCGATACCCTGGCGGCGCTCGAGGAGCAGTACCCCGCCGTTCGCGCGGAAAAGCTGGACGTGACCGACCACTCCAGCATCGACGCGCTGGCGGAGAAGCTGGCCGGCATGCCGATCGACGTGCTCATCAATAACGCCGGCATAACGGGCGATTTCACCAAGCCGCGGCCCCAGACGCTGGGGACGCTGGACTATGACATGGCGGTCCACTTCTTCCGCACCAATGCGCTGGGCGCGCTCAAGGTCAGCGAGGCTTTCATGGACAACGTGGAGGCCAGCGACCAGAAGAAGATCGTTGCCGTCAGTTCGCTGGCCGGTTCCTTTGAGGGCGATTCCGGCGGAAAAGGCGGAATCTACTGGTATCGCTCGAGCAAGGCCGCGCTGAACATGATGATGGTGGGGGTCGCCGCCGACTCGAAACGCAAGGGCGTAACCGTCGCGTTGCTGTCGCCCGGCACCGTCAAGGTGGAAAAAGTGGCCGAGATGGTCGATCGGATGGGACTCAAGGGTTTTCTCGAGCCGCCCGAGAGCATTGCCGGCATGATCGACGTGATCGAGAACCTGACGCCGGAGGATTCCGGCACGTTCATCCGCTACAACGGCGAACCGCAGCCCTTCTGA
- a CDS encoding DUF2878 domain-containing protein, with product MTLRLPEWRRLVTVVRGVAGFKAVWLCTVLGAAAGNVWLGPLALLAFAGMQVLFSRNRRRELLVLASGLAMGLVMETVVVRAGWVSYAPGWPDSVLAPAWILALWGAFSLMSIDGLAWLRGRRVLAAVLGATGAPFAYFSGIVLGAGSAAGVAFYLTVGLFYAAATPLLVELGGVLEGGGAAPGGRKIPGAT from the coding sequence ATGACGCTGCGCCTTCCCGAATGGCGCCGCCTCGTGACCGTGGTCAGAGGCGTGGCCGGGTTCAAGGCCGTTTGGCTGTGCACCGTGCTGGGCGCCGCGGCCGGCAACGTCTGGCTCGGGCCGCTGGCGCTGCTGGCCTTTGCCGGAATGCAGGTGCTTTTTTCGCGGAACCGGCGAAGGGAGCTGCTGGTGCTGGCAAGCGGACTCGCAATGGGCCTGGTCATGGAGACCGTCGTCGTGCGGGCGGGCTGGGTCAGCTATGCGCCCGGCTGGCCTGATTCGGTCCTTGCGCCGGCCTGGATACTGGCCTTGTGGGGCGCGTTTTCGCTGATGAGTATCGACGGCCTGGCGTGGCTGCGCGGCAGACGCGTGCTGGCTGCCGTCCTGGGCGCCACCGGGGCGCCATTTGCGTATTTCTCGGGAATCGTCCTCGGCGCCGGATCGGCAGCCGGGGTGGCCTTCTATCTGACCGTGGGTTTGTTCTATGCGGCGGCCACGCCGCTGCTGGTGGAATTGGGAGGTGTTCTGGAGGGCGGCGGGGCCGCCCCCGGGGGGAGGAAGATTCCGGGGGCGACCTGA
- a CDS encoding HAMP domain-containing histidine kinase — translation MNNRFLRALKWLARKPVNAWRSLPVRLVLIFFASFFVITAATAALFSIFPPQGNPENMTVVRVLGYPTIAVVFVGCYLAVRRLFYPLEDIRQGTRRIGEGQLEYRIPIRRQDELGRLTQRINRMADQVKGMLDGQRELLLAMSHELRTPLTRARLALEFIHDKDVRSHLEYDLSSMERMITELLEGERLNTQGGRMSRSRVNLNKLMAEVLRGDFPNDRHRVSLSVPPSPAHLSVNAARLRMLVRNLVENALRYNPRDGMPVELSLRMEDGAAVIRVQDHGPGIEPEHLERVTGAFYRADPSRGAGTGRHGLGLYLCRLIAEAHGGEVEVASPPGSGACITARIPGEPPD, via the coding sequence ATGAATAACCGATTCCTCCGCGCCCTGAAATGGCTGGCGCGCAAGCCGGTGAACGCCTGGCGCTCACTTCCCGTTCGCCTGGTCCTGATCTTCTTCGCAAGTTTTTTCGTCATTACGGCGGCCACGGCGGCCCTCTTCTCGATTTTCCCGCCCCAGGGGAATCCGGAGAATATGACCGTCGTGCGTGTCCTTGGTTACCCCACGATAGCGGTGGTTTTCGTCGGCTGCTACCTGGCTGTGCGGCGGCTTTTCTATCCATTGGAAGACATCCGGCAGGGCACGCGCCGGATCGGAGAAGGGCAACTCGAATACCGGATCCCGATCCGCCGTCAGGACGAGCTCGGCAGGCTGACGCAACGCATCAACCGCATGGCGGACCAGGTGAAGGGGATGCTCGACGGCCAGCGCGAGTTGCTGCTGGCCATGAGCCACGAGTTGCGCACGCCGCTGACCCGCGCCCGGCTGGCGCTGGAGTTCATCCACGACAAGGACGTGCGCTCGCACCTGGAGTACGACCTGTCCAGCATGGAACGCATGATCACGGAATTGCTGGAGGGCGAACGCCTGAACACGCAGGGCGGGCGGATGTCACGCTCGCGGGTCAATCTGAACAAGTTGATGGCCGAAGTCCTGCGCGGCGATTTCCCCAACGACCGCCACCGCGTGTCGCTGAGCGTGCCGCCGTCTCCGGCACACCTGAGCGTGAACGCCGCCCGCCTGAGAATGCTGGTCCGCAACCTGGTGGAGAATGCCTTGCGCTACAACCCCCGGGACGGGATGCCGGTTGAGCTCAGCCTGCGCATGGAGGACGGCGCGGCAGTCATTCGCGTGCAGGACCACGGTCCCGGAATCGAACCCGAGCACCTGGAGCGGGTTACCGGCGCCTTCTACAGGGCGGACCCGTCCCGCGGCGCGGGAACCGGGCGCCATGGCCTTGGCCTCTACCTGTGCCGCCTGATCGCCGAGGCGCACGGCGGCGAGGTGGAAGTGGCCAGCCCTCCCGGAAGCGGCGCCTGCATCACCGCCCGCATTCCCGGCGAACCCCCGGACTGA
- a CDS encoding NAD(P)-binding protein, translating into MSNQPVMLIGAGIGGLTCALALQRAGIAVRVYEQAPELGEVGAGLTLSPNGSKALMGLGLESELAELADPPSYQAVHHYQTGQVLVRRERGDLTTRQYGAPYYQIHRADLHDMLGDAVRANDPECIVLGHEFQRYTQDENGVTAWFANGNSASGRVLVGCDGVKSPVRSQMRGQESPNFTGYVAWRGLAPAAKVPADAVDPPSGTYIGPGHLFVRYLIRGGETVNYVAFVERDDWQVESWSQRSTVKEVLEEFSEFHGLVQSIIGATPPELCYKWGLFSRRPLKSWSSGRVSLLGDAAHPTLPFMGMGAVMAIEDGVVLARCMADSGSVSEAFRRYEAARVERTTLVMLESGEIIHRFFAPDTERFAERNNRNEESLGLFRYDAWQVPV; encoded by the coding sequence ATGAGCAATCAGCCCGTCATGTTGATCGGGGCCGGCATCGGCGGCCTTACCTGCGCGCTCGCCCTGCAGCGCGCCGGCATTGCCGTGAGGGTGTACGAGCAGGCGCCGGAACTGGGCGAGGTGGGGGCCGGACTTACGCTCAGCCCGAACGGTTCGAAAGCGCTGATGGGCCTGGGTCTGGAGAGCGAGCTGGCGGAGCTGGCCGACCCGCCCTCATACCAGGCCGTGCATCACTATCAGACGGGTCAGGTGCTGGTTCGCCGCGAACGCGGTGACCTGACGACCCGGCAGTACGGCGCACCCTATTACCAGATCCACAGGGCCGACCTGCACGACATGCTGGGTGACGCCGTGCGGGCGAACGATCCCGAGTGCATTGTCCTCGGCCACGAATTCCAGCGCTATACCCAGGACGAGAACGGGGTCACCGCCTGGTTCGCCAACGGCAACAGCGCCTCCGGACGGGTCCTGGTGGGCTGCGACGGCGTGAAGTCGCCGGTGCGTTCGCAGATGCGCGGGCAGGAATCGCCGAATTTCACCGGTTACGTCGCCTGGCGCGGCCTGGCCCCCGCCGCCAAGGTGCCGGCCGATGCGGTGGATCCACCCTCCGGCACATACATCGGACCGGGCCACCTCTTCGTGCGCTACCTGATCCGCGGAGGCGAGACGGTCAACTACGTCGCATTCGTGGAAAGGGACGACTGGCAGGTGGAGAGCTGGTCGCAACGATCGACCGTGAAGGAAGTGCTGGAGGAGTTTTCGGAATTTCACGGCCTGGTGCAGTCGATCATCGGAGCCACACCGCCGGAACTCTGCTACAAGTGGGGCCTGTTTTCGCGGCGTCCCCTGAAGTCCTGGAGCTCAGGGCGTGTTTCACTGCTTGGAGACGCCGCCCATCCCACCCTGCCCTTCATGGGGATGGGCGCAGTCATGGCGATCGAGGACGGGGTCGTGCTGGCGCGGTGCATGGCGGATTCCGGCAGTGTTTCCGAAGCGTTCCGACGCTACGAGGCCGCCCGCGTGGAGCGCACCACGCTGGTGATGCTGGAGTCCGGGGAAATCATTCACCGGTTCTTTGCCCCGGACACGGAACGCTTCGCCGAACGCAATAACCGGAACGAGGAATCGCTGGGCCTTTTCCGCTACGACGCGTGGCAGGTTCCGGTATAA
- a CDS encoding MBL fold metallo-hydrolase, which translates to MPADAIKPGELVDLAPSIRRLTAFNAGTMTGPGTNTWVLGEKEIAVLDPGPASPRHVENIVDQAPGAVRWILVTHTHPDHSPGATLLAKLTGASLIGPPPPPGDRQDSSFRPEAEPKDGQEFDFAGFVLRAVHTPGHASNHFCWWHAPLGVLFTGDHIMQGSTVVIAPPDGDMSAYMASLGRLLDLPIRAIAPGHGHWIDRPGREIRGLMAHRERREEKVVSAMAALGPAALEAILPRVYDDVPDRLHPVAALSLEAHLLKLEREDRAMRDGNSWRLADGAAR; encoded by the coding sequence ATGCCGGCCGATGCCATCAAGCCCGGGGAACTGGTGGACCTTGCGCCCTCGATCCGCCGCCTGACCGCGTTCAATGCCGGAACCATGACCGGACCCGGCACCAACACCTGGGTACTCGGGGAAAAAGAGATTGCGGTGCTGGATCCGGGACCCGCCTCACCCCGGCACGTCGAGAACATCGTGGACCAGGCCCCGGGAGCGGTGCGCTGGATTCTGGTCACGCATACCCACCCTGACCATTCGCCGGGCGCCACGCTCCTGGCCAAGCTCACCGGCGCGTCGCTGATTGGTCCGCCGCCGCCGCCGGGCGACCGTCAGGATTCGAGCTTTCGTCCCGAAGCGGAGCCGAAAGACGGTCAGGAATTCGATTTCGCCGGATTTGTTCTTCGGGCCGTACACACGCCCGGCCATGCATCCAACCACTTCTGCTGGTGGCACGCGCCGCTGGGCGTATTGTTCACCGGTGATCACATCATGCAGGGCTCGACCGTGGTCATTGCGCCTCCCGACGGCGACATGAGCGCCTACATGGCCTCGCTCGGCCGTCTGCTCGACCTGCCCATCCGCGCCATTGCACCCGGCCATGGCCACTGGATCGATCGTCCCGGTCGGGAAATCAGGGGCCTGATGGCGCATCGCGAAAGGCGCGAGGAAAAGGTGGTCTCGGCAATGGCTGCGTTGGGTCCCGCTGCGCTTGAGGCTATCCTTCCCCGGGTGTACGACGACGTGCCCGACCGCCTGCATCCGGTGGCGGCCTTGTCTCTCGAGGCCCACCTTCTGAAGCTTGAACGGGAAGACCGTGCCATGCGCGACGGAAACTCCTGGCGGCTTGCGGACGGCGCGGCGCGATGA
- a CDS encoding GNAT family N-acetyltransferase: protein MSGTIIRPAHPADTPTIVRFNIALAEESEGLRLDPQTVEAGVRRMFSDPALGRYFMAVSSTGERLGQLMLTTEWSDWRNCMIWWLQSVYTAPEHRGSGVFRALCEHVLGEAGEAECRVRLYVERDNSRAIAAYRALGFDHCGYDVMEHGA, encoded by the coding sequence ATGAGCGGGACCATCATCCGGCCGGCCCACCCCGCGGACACTCCGACGATCGTCCGGTTCAACATCGCGCTGGCCGAGGAATCCGAGGGCTTGCGCCTCGATCCGCAGACGGTCGAGGCCGGCGTGCGCCGGATGTTCTCCGACCCTGCGCTGGGGCGCTACTTCATGGCCGTTTCCTCCACCGGGGAACGGCTGGGACAGCTGATGCTCACGACCGAATGGAGCGATTGGCGGAACTGCATGATCTGGTGGCTGCAAAGCGTGTATACGGCGCCGGAACACCGGGGCAGCGGCGTGTTCCGAGCGCTCTGCGAACACGTCCTCGGAGAAGCCGGCGAGGCGGAGTGCCGGGTGCGCCTGTACGTGGAGCGCGACAACAGCCGCGCGATCGCGGCCTACCGGGCCCTGGGGTTCGACCACTGCGGGTACGACGTCATGGAACACGGCGCATGA
- a CDS encoding NUDIX domain-containing protein, whose protein sequence is MSGPTRGMPWHFPRALPSATLMLLRQSRAGLEVLLLRRITRAAFGGAWVFPGGVLDEQDGDVQLHRRCLGLDDSRASRMLGLPRNGLDYWVAAIRETFEETGVLAAVNGCGQGPRGTLADRRALLEGRIRFAELCRRRNWRLPVRRLHYVSHWITPSAAPRRFSTRFFLAESSPGIRVHADGREILQARWFEPGQALERKIPLAHPTRHCLRILSEMGSVSRAKKWAASMARKPVPVTRPEVRRIDGELMSCLPTGEVLGPFRMKDYPAP, encoded by the coding sequence ATGTCCGGGCCGACCCGGGGAATGCCCTGGCATTTTCCCCGGGCCTTGCCTTCCGCCACGCTGATGCTGCTTCGGCAGTCTCGCGCCGGCCTGGAGGTTCTGCTGCTCCGCCGAATCACTCGCGCTGCTTTCGGCGGGGCGTGGGTGTTCCCCGGCGGCGTGCTCGACGAGCAGGACGGGGATGTGCAACTGCACCGCCGCTGCCTGGGCCTCGACGACAGTCGTGCCAGTCGTATGCTTGGCCTTCCCCGAAATGGTCTGGACTACTGGGTGGCGGCCATTCGCGAAACTTTTGAGGAGACGGGCGTGCTTGCCGCGGTGAACGGCTGCGGGCAAGGTCCTCGCGGCACGCTTGCGGACCGTCGAGCGCTTCTGGAGGGCAGGATCAGGTTTGCGGAACTCTGCCGCCGCCGGAACTGGAGACTCCCGGTCAGGCGCTTGCACTACGTGTCGCATTGGATAACCCCAAGCGCCGCGCCGAGGCGCTTCTCGACGCGGTTTTTCCTGGCGGAATCATCGCCCGGTATTCGAGTGCACGCGGACGGCAGGGAGATACTGCAAGCTCGCTGGTTTGAGCCGGGTCAGGCGCTGGAGCGGAAAATTCCATTGGCTCATCCGACCCGGCATTGCCTGCGAATCCTGAGCGAGATGGGAAGCGTGTCCAGGGCGAAGAAATGGGCTGCCTCGATGGCTCGCAAGCCGGTGCCCGTCACCCGGCCCGAGGTGCGGCGAATTGATGGAGAACTGATGTCCTGTCTGCCGACCGGCGAAGTGCTGGGGCCGTTCAGGATGAAGGATTACCCGGCGCCCTGA
- a CDS encoding HlyC/CorC family transporter has product MYSLIIAFFLLALTFSFFCSLWEAVLLSVTPSHARLQSQQGTRVGRYLEDFKANIDRPLAAILTLNTIAHTVGAIGVGAQAAVIWEQANPWITRVAVPAIMTIAILILSEIVPKTIGALYWQRLVAFTVHSLRLLTTVLAPFVWLSQYITRGLRRDTTQPILTRTDFLAMAELGTQEGVLEAGESEMIGHLIRFQAIQSRDVMTPRTVVTVASQNEPIADYYTKARSHSFSRIPVHDESKDHITGYVMKDDLFAAMVEGRGHQPMAALRREIVAVDESFAITDLFEELRKRQEHLAVVLDEFGGMAGIVTMEDVIETLLGLEIVDETDSAVDMRELARRHRVRRANALGLLDAPAASSDGASVNESGLRG; this is encoded by the coding sequence ATGTATTCCCTGATCATTGCGTTTTTTCTGCTGGCGCTGACTTTTTCCTTCTTCTGCTCGTTGTGGGAGGCGGTGCTGCTCAGCGTTACGCCGAGTCATGCGCGCCTGCAGTCTCAGCAGGGTACGCGCGTCGGGCGGTATCTTGAAGATTTCAAGGCCAATATCGACCGTCCCCTGGCGGCGATACTGACGCTGAACACCATTGCCCACACGGTCGGCGCCATCGGTGTGGGCGCACAGGCAGCGGTAATCTGGGAGCAGGCGAATCCGTGGATAACGAGGGTTGCGGTGCCTGCGATCATGACGATCGCGATACTGATCCTCTCGGAGATCGTGCCCAAGACGATCGGCGCGCTGTACTGGCAGCGGCTCGTGGCTTTCACCGTGCACTCGCTGCGCCTGTTGACGACGGTGCTGGCTCCGTTCGTGTGGTTGAGCCAGTACATCACCCGGGGTTTGAGGCGCGACACGACCCAGCCGATACTGACGCGGACCGACTTTCTCGCGATGGCGGAACTGGGCACGCAGGAGGGCGTGCTCGAAGCCGGGGAAAGCGAAATGATCGGCCACCTGATCCGCTTTCAGGCGATTCAGTCGCGGGACGTGATGACTCCGCGCACGGTCGTTACCGTGGCATCGCAAAACGAGCCCATCGCCGACTACTACACGAAGGCCAGAAGCCATTCCTTTTCCCGGATTCCCGTGCACGACGAATCCAAGGACCACATCACCGGCTACGTGATGAAAGACGACCTGTTCGCCGCAATGGTGGAGGGGCGAGGACACCAGCCCATGGCCGCCTTGCGTCGCGAAATTGTCGCGGTGGACGAGTCGTTCGCCATTACCGACCTGTTCGAAGAACTGCGAAAGCGCCAGGAGCACCTGGCCGTGGTGCTGGACGAATTCGGAGGCATGGCGGGAATCGTGACCATGGAAGACGTTATTGAAACGCTGCTCGGTCTGGAAATCGTCGATGAGACCGACTCGGCGGTGGATATGCGCGAACTGGCGCGGCGTCACCGGGTCCGGCGCGCGAATGCCCTGGGCTTGCTGGATGCGCCCGCGGCCTCTTCCGATGGTGCGTCCGTGAACGAATCGGGCTTGAGGGGCTAA
- a CDS encoding SDR family oxidoreductase produces MRFDDRSVVITGAAGGLGQAYAVEFARLGARLMLCDLKDCDESEALAREQGAEVLTAKVDVTSLSDLEAMAARTAEAYGRIDVLVNNAGWWGNLELTRFDEVEEELWDATMAVNVKGVWLASRAAAQHMRSGDGGSIINIASLAATYGMANVIHYTTSKAAVIGLTRGLAREMGRYNVRVNAVAPNIVSTQASAEFFGDKYDKAIGATTSQQAIRRPLDSSDVVGAVLWLASDLSRMTTGQTLMVDGGVTFL; encoded by the coding sequence ATGCGATTTGACGATCGGTCGGTAGTCATTACGGGCGCGGCCGGCGGGCTGGGACAGGCCTACGCGGTGGAGTTCGCCCGCCTGGGCGCACGCCTGATGCTGTGCGATCTGAAGGACTGCGACGAAAGCGAGGCGCTGGCGCGCGAACAGGGCGCGGAGGTCCTGACCGCGAAAGTGGACGTGACCTCGCTTTCCGATCTGGAGGCCATGGCCGCCCGCACCGCCGAGGCCTACGGCCGGATCGACGTGCTGGTGAACAACGCCGGCTGGTGGGGCAACCTGGAACTCACGCGATTCGACGAAGTGGAGGAAGAGCTGTGGGACGCGACGATGGCGGTGAACGTGAAGGGCGTGTGGCTGGCCAGTCGGGCGGCGGCCCAACACATGAGATCCGGGGATGGTGGATCCATCATCAACATCGCCTCGCTGGCCGCGACCTACGGAATGGCCAACGTCATTCACTACACCACTTCGAAGGCCGCGGTGATTGGCCTGACGCGCGGCCTGGCGCGGGAAATGGGACGCTACAACGTGCGCGTCAATGCAGTCGCGCCCAATATCGTTTCAACCCAGGCGTCCGCGGAATTCTTCGGCGACAAGTATGACAAGGCCATCGGCGCAACGACCTCGCAGCAGGCGATCCGACGGCCGCTGGACAGTTCGGACGTGGTCGGCGCCGTTTTGTGGCTGGCCAGCGACTTAAGCCGCATGACAACCGGCCAGACCCTGATGGTGGACGGCGGCGTAACCTTCCTCTAG
- a CDS encoding response regulator transcription factor — protein sequence MPSRIFLIDDDAKLAMLLRAYFSRFDLELESALEGDTGLRKMAAFEPDLVILDVMLPGRDGFELCREIRKTSSVPIIMLTARGDVTDRVVGLEVGADDYVPKPFEPRELVARIQTILRRVQRSSTISGVVEHGPLRLDFDRREAHLNDDLLDLTAMEFNLLQLLAGEPGRVYTRDEILSELRGIEPNIFSRSVDINISRLRQKLDDDPSNPRFIRTIRGAGYVFLKGQGESSRDPGSDDVPPSNTTIVL from the coding sequence ATGCCATCCCGCATCTTCCTGATCGACGACGACGCAAAGCTCGCCATGCTTCTGCGGGCCTATTTCAGTCGTTTCGATCTCGAGCTCGAGTCCGCGCTGGAAGGCGATACCGGGCTCAGGAAGATGGCTGCCTTCGAACCGGACCTGGTGATTCTCGACGTCATGCTGCCGGGGCGCGACGGCTTCGAGTTGTGCCGCGAGATCCGCAAGACCAGCAGCGTGCCGATCATCATGCTCACCGCGCGCGGCGACGTGACCGACCGTGTGGTGGGTCTGGAGGTCGGGGCCGACGATTACGTGCCCAAGCCGTTCGAGCCGCGCGAACTGGTCGCCCGGATCCAGACCATCCTGCGGCGCGTCCAGCGTTCGTCCACCATTTCGGGGGTGGTGGAACACGGTCCCCTGCGGCTTGACTTCGATCGCCGCGAGGCGCACCTGAACGACGACCTGCTCGATCTCACGGCGATGGAGTTCAACCTGCTGCAACTGCTTGCCGGCGAGCCCGGACGCGTCTACACCCGCGACGAAATACTCTCGGAACTGCGCGGCATCGAACCGAACATATTTTCGCGCTCGGTGGACATCAATATCAGCCGGCTGCGCCAGAAACTGGACGATGATCCATCCAATCCCCGCTTCATCCGCACGATACGCGGCGCGGGCTACGTCTTCCTGAAAGGACAGGGCGAAAGCAGTCGCGATCCCGGGAGCGATGACGTCCCGCCCTCAAACACCACGATCGTTCTATGA